From the genome of Carassius gibelio isolate Cgi1373 ecotype wild population from Czech Republic chromosome A18, carGib1.2-hapl.c, whole genome shotgun sequence:
GAACACTGTCAGACGATCAGCATCAATCTCCTTGAGAGCATTTTTCAGCTCATTCTTGGCTCCTACAAAGTTGGTGCCTTGGTCACACTTGATTTGGCGCACTGCTCCCCGCAATGCAATGAAACAGCGTAAGCCATTGATGAAAGCATCTGTAGACATGTCATCTAGCATTTCTATATGAATAGCTCTGGAGCTGAAACACGTGAAGAGGAGGCCGTACCTTTTATGATCCTTCCGACCGTGTTTAGTGATAAAGGGACCAAAGCAGTCCATACCACAGTACGTAAACGGTGGGGATGGATTCGTACGCTCTGAAGGGAGGTCGGCCATTCTTTGTTCTTCTGTGGGTCTCCTGAGCTTCCGACATGTCACACAGTGATGCACATGGGATGCTACTGCTCTGCTAATTCCTGGAATCCAGTAGCCTTGTGATCTGATCTCATTAATTGTGAGACCCTTTCCTTGGTGCTTGACATTCGCATGACATTGAGAGATGATCATCTTCGTTATGTGGTGATCTTTAGGAATGATCACTGGGTGTTTGATTGAGTTGGGTAAAGATGCATCACAAAGTCTTCCTCCTACCTTGAGTACTCCTTCTTGATCCAGGAAGGCATCAAGATGATACAGCTTGCTGCCAGGTGACAGCTGGGTCCCCTTGCTCAATAACTTGATATCCTCTGGATGGGTGTTTCTTTGTAAATCTTTAATGATGATGCGTTTAGCATCTTCTCGTTCAGCTACCGTACTGTGGCTGCTGGATTTGTCCCCTTTGGCTCGTCGAATGAGGCGAGCCACAGCTTGGACAGCTCCAGACCACGAAGACAGCTTTGACAAGCGGTCTGAGAGGCTGACTTCTGTTGCTTGTGCACTCAGTGTCTGAGCCTGTCTCACTTCAGGATCTCCAATCGTTAGTGCTGTGTCAATATCTGCAACAGGAGGTATATCCTTCTTCCATAAGAATCCTGGCCCTGTCAACCAATTAGATGTAAGAATCTCACCAGCGTTTAAACCTCTCGACGCATGGTCAGCAGGGTTTTCATTAGTGGGAACATATCTCCACTGTTGAGGAGTAGTGCTGAGATGTATCTTTTGCACTCTGTTCGCCACAAATGTGTGAAAACGGCGTGCTTCGTTGTTTATGTATCCCAAAACCACTTGGGAGTCGGTCCAGAAGTGCTCTTCTATGTCTGCATATTGTAGCTCCCGTTTAAGCATATTGCTCATGGCAACTGagatgacagcagctgtcaattcgAGCCTGGGGATGGTCTGGACCTTAATGGGAGCAACTCTGGATTTACCGATGACCAGGGCACAATGGATATTTCCTTCTTTGCTTGTGAGTCTCAAATAGGTACACTGGCCATATCCGCTGTTGCTCGCATCAGAGAAGTGATGAAGTTCCCTTTTGATGACCTTTCCAAAGTTTGCAGGCACATAGCAGCGGGGTATACTGATCTTTTCCAAGTTCACAAGATCTGCTTTCCAATGCTCCCAGCTAGGCTGCAATTCTTTAGGAAGGGGGTCATCCCAGCCTGTTCCGTTTCTGCACATTTCCTGAAGCACTAGTTTTCCACTGAGCAGGAAAGGAGCAATAAAGCCCAGTGGATCATACAGAGACGCAACTGTGGATAGTATGCCACGGCGTGTTGCTGGCTGGTCTTTGAGGTCAACAGAGAATCTGAAGTTGTCAGAATCAATGTGCCAGTGGATCCCTAAAGCTCTCTCTAAAGGTGTGTCATCGAAGCTGAGGTCAAGCGCCTTTACTTCAACAGCTCGTTCAGAAATTGGAATGCTATCCAGGACAACTTtgtcatttgaaataaatttgtgCAGTCTAAGACCACCTGAGGCACACAGTTGTCGAGCTTCTCTTGCTACCTGGATAGCTTCTTCTGTGCTGACTACACTGGTGACACCGTCATCTACATAAAAGTCTTTTGTGATGAATTTTGAGCCAAGAGGATACATACCCTCATTCTCCTTAGCAAGATGTTTCAGACCATAGTTGGCGCATCCAGGTGATGAGGTTGCACCAAAAAGATGGACCTTCATGCGGTATTCATGTGGGTGTAAAGCTAAGTCTCCATTTTTCCACCAGAGAAAACGGAGGTAGTTTCGATCTGCTTCTTCCACGTGAAATTGGTGAAACATCTTTTCAACATCGCACATAATGGCAATGGGATGTTGTCTGAATCTTACAAGAACACCAGTCAGATTATTCATTAAATCTGGGCCTTGGAGCAAGTGGTCATTGAGGCTGGTTCCCTGGTACTTGGCGGAGCAGTCGAAGACAACACGGAGCTTGTCTGGCTTCTTAGGGTGGTACACCCCATGATGAGGGATGTACCACTTCTCTCCATCCTTTCCTTCATCATGCACTTCTTCTGCATCACCTCTTTCAATGACCTCTTCCATAAACCTCACATAGTGTTCCTTGTACTTTTCATCTTTCAGCAATTTCCTTTTAAGATGATTGAGCCTTACAATGGCCAGCTGCTTATTGTTAAGGAAATTAGGTCTTCTTTTGAAGGGAAGAGGCATCTCGTAATGCCCGTGGTCATTCTTCCTTATGCCTTGCTGCAGTTTGGTCAAAAAGAGGATGTCATCCTGTGACACAGTTTTATCATCTTCACCAGCGTCTTTGAAGTCAGACTCCAATACTTTAATAACATCTGCTGGGGTCACTGGAGGGAGCTCTTTTATGCTGACTCTATGACAGATGGTGTTGAAGCTTTGTGATTCATTGTGTGAAGACAGGCGACCAACAATGCTCCATCCTAGGTCTGTATGGACTGCATAAGGTTCATCGTCTCCTCCTAAAATCACCTGTTTTGGTGCCAAAGCCTTTGGACAGTTGTAGCCTATCAGGAGACCAACCTCACAATCCTGCAGAGCTGGAATTTTATCCACTATTGTAGAGAGATGCTTCCAATGTCGTGCTGTGTCACAAGTAGGGATATGAGTACGGTTCACTGGAATGGAGTCCTTAGTGTAGGCAGGGGGCAGGTTGAGGACAACGGAGGAGCTGTACCCTCTTACTTTAAGACCTGACACCCTTTCACTCGGCCTGACAAGATCCTTTGCAGTCATGGTTGTCAACTTCAGTCTCACCGGACAGGAGTCAGCTTGTAACTTAATGCTCAGCTCTCTGTCGACAAACACAGTATCACTCTGGGTGTCAAGCAGAGCATAAACAAGTTTTTCAGAGCCTGGATTCCTCTCGGTTGACACCCACACTGGCACGATCATTGAAGTATTGGTGGATGGCTCATTATTCTCTACTTTGTGAGATGTAGAAGTAGTTATCTCTGTGTCACCTTGGTTTGAAACTGGTGCAGAGTTGACTTTCTTTGTATAGTTTTCATCATGTAGACACGTTGGATGTCTACCTCTACAGGTGTCACAGGACAGACGGTCTTTTGCGCTGTGGCCTGGTTTCATGCAACCATAGCAGAGTTTGTTATCCTTCACATATTTCCGTTTCTCTTCTAATGATTTTGCCACAAATTTAGGACAGTTGTGAATCTTATGCTTGTCGTCCTTGCAGAAGAAACACATTTTGAAATTCCCTATAGTGGGCTTTTGTTCGTTTTcgtcattttctttattttctgtggCTGTTTGAATGTGAAAGACGTTAGCCCTGTTCCTTTTACTGTCCTTAAGGTTCCGTTTTTCTGAAGTAGGGTCAGAGGCACGAAGAGCACTGAAGGAGGTTACAGGATTACAAGAAATCTCTGCTTCCATCGACATGAAggtcacaaaatctataaactttgGAAAGTCATGAGTCTCAATGAGTGTCTGCGTGACCTGACGGTTCCAACGTGCTGCTGCCCAATCTGGTAATTTGTGTACAAGTTTCTGATTTTCATCacaatcatttaatatttcaagCCCTTTGACATGAGGCATAGCATGATGACAAGCATTCAAGAAGTCAGAGAATTCTCTGAAACCTTCAGCATCCCTAGGATGAATCTTAGGCCATTTGGCTAGTTTTTCCCTGAATGCCTTTTGTATAGCAAATGGCTGTCCATACCGTTGGTTCAGCTTGTTCCACGCATCATTATAAGCCTCATTATCATTCCTGTAGAAGATACCATCAAGAGACTTACGAGCTGGACCGCCAACGTACCTTTTTAAATAGTGCAGCTTGTCAGCAAAAGAAATGGCCTTTCCATCAATGAGCGACACAAATGCAGCCTTCCACTCAATGAACTGGATAGGATCACCGTTGAACACAGATGGTTCTGTTGCAGGCAGCCTGTTCAGAGCTATGCTATCTTGGACAGCTTGAGCGAGATAAGATATATCAGATCTTGGAGGTGAGGATTTTGCTGTGAAGTCAGTAGGACGCGTTGCTGTGATGTTGGTAGGACATTGAATAGGAAATGGAACCAAATGCTGTTGTGGCGTTACACTCACATCCTGCTGTTCCCCTAAATTTGAATCTGAAGAATGAATGTTGTCTTCTTGTGCCATTTCTTGATCATAGGCCTGCAGTCTGGCTCTAGCTGCTTTTAGATCCTTCTCTACCTTTAGTTTTTCCAGTTCACACTTCTGAGCTTCGATCTCTTGTATCATTGAGTATTCTGCTTCTTTGGCTGCTAATTCAGCTGCTGCATCCGCTCGCTTAGCTGCAATGGACATAACTGTAGACCTTGATGATGTGGGGTGTGAGACTGTGGATCCGTAGACAGAGCGAGCATAATCGTGATGGAGTATCTCACGAAGActgtgttttacattttctctgtCAAAGTCCTCAAGGCATGCCATTCTGTCAAAAATTATCTTCGAAATATCTTTTGTCACAGCTTCACAAGTATCAATTCTGCGTCTAGTGTCACTGGATGGAGCGATGTGATCTCTAATTTCCAGGTAGACGTGCATGACATCATCCCTTCCCTTCTCAAGTGTATTAATAAGCGCTACCAGTTGGCTCTCACTAATGTCTGTTTTTAGCTCTTCCCTTGTGTTGCGAGCCAGGACCTTCCATTGTTCGTACAGCTGAATCAATCTTTTCTCCTTTTTCAGGGCCTCACCTTCTTTAAATACACGCATCTTTTCCGTGGGTTTCCGTTGTCGACCAGATCGATGAAGCTCCTCCTCTTCCGTTCTATTATAAGGGGCCTCCACGTGCTGGTCTGGTTCTTTATTTTCAGAAGCATCCATTTTCTTTAAAGAAGTGCCACCGACTTAGATCTCCAGACTAAATCCTTTGGTTGTCATTAAACAGCTTTCAGATATGTGGTGGGACTGATGAGGTGtagctgttatttattttattattatttttttttaggtaaagcACTTACTCTCCAGAGTAAGGGCAAGCTCTTACTGTAGCATTCCCAGCTGAACAGATGCACTTTACTCTCAGAAACTGATGTTTACAAAGGGTTTAATCTTCAAAAACACCGTAAGagctgaattaaaacaaacaaacaaacaaagtgtcATTAGACATCTTCCtgcaaattgtaaataaatgtccAAAACAAACCTATAAACTAATAGATACACAGTTGCAATCTGATTGACCTACATCATAAATTGTAtgacaataaatcacatttttagtaTACAGGCTAATGTAATAACCTTGCCTTACTGTACTGTAGTAAGCCtgaataatatgaattattttaacaCTGTCAGTAACCATATTTAATGCAGATACAGCACCAACGAATaaatgagttttaaacaactgacAAACTTCTTTCAAAGTGCTACTTATATGACCCATTTGATTTTATAAATCACATCAATGTCCTTTTAAAGTTCAATGAGAACtatatgttaattaattaattttggtaGAACTGATGACATCAAATTAGTgcgaaaaacataaaacataaaatgaccAAATAAAGTCCTGATTTACTGTAAACAATCCACCTGGTGTGCAAACCAAGAAAAACTGTAACATTGACGAGGAAATAATACAGTAACCATGAATCACACTCTCTCTGAATAACAACATTAGCAAGTGAAATGGTCATCACTGATATTCGAAACTTGCATATATGCTAACAACCAGCTAAACGTTAGATAATAGCTTCAGAGGTAATCGCTAAAATAAACACTTCAAAGTCTTTCAAAGTTTACCACACAGCATGAAATTAAAACGATACCTTGTGCCCTTCATCAGCCAGGAGCTAAGAGATAGGGAGAAACCTTTAACCGTATATATGTAGAGCGTGCACCCAAAAGTTAATCCTTCTTCTCTGGTAACGTTAGTCAGAATGACGCTTCACGTACAAAAAAGTGCGCCAATGAACACACATAGCACCACTTCACTtcctttttcaaatttcaaaataaaagcgtgaggcaagaaacaaacactcttgaAAAACAAACAGGAACACAATGTCCGCATTAAGCACTATGCAAAAATCACCAgacaaccaaaacaaacaaataaatagttcTTGAGTGACATTTGCCTCGATTTAATAATAAAGTCCTTTTTTGACTATTCCATGGCAACACCGCCCTCTGTGGCTGGAAGTAAAGGTGTCGACCCACTTCAATGCTTGGGGGATTTAATGGTCATTTAcaggaccagtggatggagtttatttttacagagcatcaatggagttgtgcaagtgtttttgtttgttccctgcatttcgaagatgcttgttttacaaacaaggctcagtttgacgacggatttgcacatcgtttatttcttaaggattatgcaatcccaacgaaaaagggtcacgatcgtgtgttggaaccgcaggcggtgagtaaaattgcttaaaatatttctgcctccTTGATAGTGCGTCCGCCACCCATGCCGGAgactcgggttcgagccccactcggagcgagtcgttgctgctgctgctctcgttcagtttcagcctcgggatctgattctggatcataaataaacggctgaatctgactgtaagccatggtttgttttggatgatggtttttccctcacggtaatgtcacagcttccacatgctttcagcgcaaaagcctactggctctcgtgattctttagctccgcccacacgtcaaaaatcggtacagactatctttctcttatgaatataataaaactaaatattttttttgagttatgaaggatgcagtactactctataagtactcaagattaacaggatattgagggaaaacgagcatcccccccccctttaaagtaattaagtaattaaaggtccttttgctttaattactgcctcaatttggcgtggcatTGAGGTAATCAGTTTGTggtactgctgaggtggtatggaaacccaggtttctttgatagtgaccttcagctcatcttttttggtctcttgtttctcattttcctcttgacaacaCCCCATAGATTCTTTGTGAGGTTCAAGTCTGGTGAGTTTggtggccagtcaagcacaccaacaccatggtcattaaaccaacttttggtgctattggcagtgtgggcaggtgccaaatcctgatgaaaaatgaaatcagcatcctcaaaaagctggtcagcagaaggaagcataaagtgctccaaaatgtcttggtaaaagGGAGtactgaggtttttttttttttttttttttttaaatcacaatggACCGACACCAGCAGATGAGATTGCACCCCATATCATcaaagactgtggaaacttaacactggacttcaagcaacttgggctatgagcttctccacccttccttcagactccaagaccttggtttccaaatgaaatgcaaaacttgctctcatctgaaaagtagactttggaccactgggcaacagtccagttcttcttctccttggctcaggtaagacgcctctgacattgtaTGTGGTTCAGGAGTgccttaacaagaggaatacgaaaactgtagccaaattccttgacacatttGTGTGTGGTGGCACTTGATGCCTTAagccccagcctcagtccattcctagtgaagttcactcaaattcttgaatcgattttgcatgACAATTGTCATAAAGctgtggttctctcagttggtttgTGCATCTGTTTTTTCCAcacaactttctgttaacatgcttggatacagcactctgtgaacagctagtttctttggcaatgaatgtttgtggctcaccctccttgtgaaggttTTCAGtcattgtcttctggacaactgtcagatcagcagtcttcctcatgattgtgtagcctagtgaaccaaactgagagaccattttgaaggctcaggaaacctttacaggtgttttgagtttattACTTTATTGACATGTCAcatattctaatttactgagatagtgaattggtgggtttttgttaaatgtgactaAAAAGGCCTTGGAGGCTGCCATACCCTGTGTTGAGTGAGCCTTTACTCCCATTGGCAAGGGGAGATCAAATAACTCATAGGCCAAGCTAATTTCCAACAGGTAAGAGTCTGCTTAGTTTCAGAAAGACCCCTTTTGGGAGGACCATAGCACACAAGCAGTTGGTctgtctttctccacagggcagctctgtggatgtatgtgtccagtgctcaaactggacacatacagttaaACTTCTTCTGGTTGGgcacccagaacataacctgcacAAGGGTATAGAAATGCTTTAACCATGCCAGGCACAAAGTCAAGATGAGTAGGGGTcactgagagggcctgaagatctccaactctcttaaGAGAAGTAATGTCCAGCAACAAAGCAGTCTTTTTCGTCAGATAATGGTTTGAAATTTCCTGAATCGGCTCAAATGGAGATTTACAGAGAGCCTCAAACACCACAACGaagtcccaggggggaacacgggaACATACATGGAGGAAACGTGTTACTGGGGGTGTCTGCCCACTGAGGGGGACATGGTAGGCCACAATAGCCACCACGTAAACTTTTAAGGTGGAGTGGCTCAACCCTGCAGAGAACTTGGCTTGTAAAAaatccagaactgtaccaacagGGCAGTTACCTGGGTCAAGCTGGTGATCTCTGCACCAGGAGGTGAAGAGTTTTCACCTCATAGCATAGAGTTTCtccattgagggagctctggattggaggatggtctcaacaacctcggttgagagaccagatgCTATGAGCTGTGATATGAGCcacacccacagtttccacaactcCAGGTGGGGGTGAATTATCATTCCCTGCGCCTGGTGAGAGTAGATCTCTCCTGAACAGAATCTCCCATGAAGAGCCGTCAAGGAGCAAAATCAGATCAGAGAACCATACTCGACCTGATCAGAATGGGGAGACTAATAACAGCTGAACCCTGTCCCAGCGTACTCTCAACAGAACTCCCAGGAGCAGAGCAATTGAGGGAAAAGTGAACAGaggaagcctcggccaggtctgcaccatagcgtccagtcccagggGAGttgagagaaccaaaggggacattgcgatgtctcttgagttgCAAAGCGGTCCATCTGAGCCTGGCCAAACATTCtgcatatctgcttcaccaccacggggtgaagcatccattccccagGCCATTCTCCCAGCACCCGGCTATGGATCAAGAATCAAGACCTTGACCTTGATAGTTTGAAGAGAATTCTCCTTCGGGGAAAATCTCTTGAAAATTtttgagccaccactgcagggctctcatgtacagcaggccaaaagtTTTCACGttggatgctgctgccattaatcccagttcagacaggaaccactttggaaagtttacttgagtttattgaacaccatttatttttggcggtatggttccttatgggggttctcgctcccagaataactgaacagagctttaacatttacattaacattacattacatttacatttaatcatttagcagacacttttatccaaagcgacttacagatgagaacaatagaagcagtcacgtcaacaagagaacaacaacagtatacaagtgccatgacaagtctcagttaaacTAGtatagaacacatagccaggtttttttttttttttataaatgaaaagacaaggaaaagtgctagtgttagttggttaagtgcaggcgaaaaagatgagtctttagatgtttcttgaaaatgagtaaagactctgtacgaattgagattgggaggtcattccaccagctgggcacagtacaggaaaaggtctgtgagagtgatcttgtaggcaagcatcaataccttgaatttgatgcgagcagctactggtagccagtgtaaccagTGTAATagttatgggggttcttgctcccagaataactgaacatacaagagctttaacattaacccccaaaACATAATAAGAGGTATTACGGCCTGAAGAAGAACCCCCCAAAACCAACCTTGTTCCAATCCTGCAAAGAGAAAATACAGTGTTATTGATATATCCTTAATGTAGCCTACTGGCTAGCGGAGGGGTATTCTCCCTTCTAATGAGGCAGAGAATAGCGGGCCTCTCTATAATTAAGGTAGCTGGTAATTGCAGCGAAGGGTATTTTCTCCAGCGCGAGAACCGCAAATGAGCAGCATGTCCCTGAGCTTGATATGAGTGGTAGGAGAGTAGCGGTTCCTTGTTTActtcctgcaaaagagaaagataatGTTATAGAGATGTCCTTAATGCAGCCTATGGTAGGAGAGGGGTGTTCTAACCTCTAATAGCAAGGGAGAGAATAGCAAGTCCCCTCTTATTTTAAGTATcaggggtgttcatcctctgctgaaggatgaaca
Proteins encoded in this window:
- the LOC127934118 gene encoding uncharacterized protein LOC127934118 → MPLPFKRRPNFLNNKQLAIVRLNHLKRKLLKDEKYKEHYVRFMEEVIERGDAEEVHDEGKDGEKWYIPHHGVYHPKKPDKLRVVFDCSAKYQGTSLNDHLLQGPDLMNNLTGVLVRFRQHPIAIMCDVEKMFHQFHVEEADRNYLRFLWWKNGDLALHPHEYRMKVHLFGATSSPGCANYGLKHLAKENEGMYPLGSKFITKDFYVDDGVTSVVSTEEAIQVAREARQLCASGGLRLHKFISNDKVVLDSIPISERAVEVKALDLSFDDTPLERALGIHWHIDSDNFRFSVDLKDQPATRRGILSTVASLYDPLGFIAPFLLSGKLVLQEMCRNGTGWDDPLPKELQPSWEHWKADLVNLEKISIPRCYVPANFGKVIKRELHHFSDASNSGYGQCTYLRLTSKEGNIHCALVIGKSRVAPIKVQTIPRLELTAAVISVAMSNMLKRELQYADIEEHFWTDSQVVLGYINNEARRFHTFVANRVQKIHLSTTPQQWRYVPTNENPADHASRGLNAGEILTSNWLTGPGFLWKKDIPPVADIDTALTIGDPEVRQAQTLSAQATEVSLSDRLSKLSSWSGAVQAVARLIRRAKGDKSSSHSTVAEREDAKRIIIKDLQRNTHPEDIKLLSKGTQLSPGSKLYHLDAFLDQEGVLKVGGRLCDASLPNSIKHPVIIPKDHHITKMIISQCHANVKHQGKGLTINEIRSQGYWIPGISRAVASHVHHCVTCRKLRRPTEEQRMADLPSERTNPSPPFTYCGMDCFGPFITKHGRKDHKRYGLLFTCFSSRAIHIEMLDDMSTDAFINGLRCFIALRGAVRQIKCDQGTNFVGAKNELKNALKEIDADRLTVFLAEKQCDFVLNAPHSSHAGGVWERQIRTVRNVLRSTLSLYSGRLDDASLRTFFYEAMAIVNSRPLSVDNLNDPNSLAPLTPNNLLTMKSIPALPPPGRFIREDIYARKRWRHVQYLAEQFWSRWRKEYLSNIAIRQRWHTVKRNLQVGDIVMEKIDDLPRNEWRLARVTETTTDKDGLVRRVKVCLGDRNLETDGRRLNKLSVIERPVQKLILLLETV